TATACGCTGACTTCTGACAATGGAACGGGACGGTCCAAGAATAGCTGCTGATAGTGGTGTAATGCCTTGATTGGGATAAAAGTAAATAAAATCAATCCGGTCTCTTTCGTCCGCATCGGGTGCCCAAGTTAATTTGCTGACAGGCATCTTGTCGTTGTCGGAAGGAAATGTGAATCCTGGGTGAGTGACCGGGTTAGGATATAGAGTCCGATATATGTCTTTGAATCCTTCTTTGTAGAGCATACTTGAACAATCCCAGTTGACAACCGTCCCGTTGTGATCCCATAGATGCTTGGTGTCTTCCTGCCAGTCAAGGTGAGAAGGTTCGTTGAAATCTCCTCCTAATAGTACAATGGCTCCTTCGGCAATGTCTTGTCGTGCGCTTTCGATGAATACTTCAATGGCTTCTTCGCGAAAGGCGATCCGGTTGGCCGCTAAAATGGAATCCGCATTATGAACAGGTTGTGTCATTTTCTTCCAGGTACTTCCATCATAACCACGAGGTAAGTAACAAGCATAATTCTTATAATCCAAGTGGGCGGAATAAACGGCAACAGTATGTCCGGCTATGCCGATAGTTGCTTTTAGGATAGAGCCGCAACCGCTGTCCTTTGGATAGATAATCTCCTGCTGGCTTATATTGTATTTGGATAAGATGCCTACATCCAGAGGGTTATGTTCTCCATAGTAAGTTTTTCCACGTTTCTTAAGTGCCTCAATGATGCGGGATATAAAGAAGGTGCCATTGTAGTTGCGGACTTCGCTGAAAAAAACGATATCGGCATCAACTTGTGCCACTTCATCGGCTATGGCTTCAAATCCTCCTTCCACGATGCTCCCTTCATGCCAGATGTTGAGTTGTAGGACGGTGAGATGAGAGGTTGGGGTCGCATTGCGACCCCAACTTGTTATTCCTATGCTGCTAAGGCATAAGAGTAGTATATAAAAATTTAGTTTCATACCGTTCTTTTTTATTCTTGTAGAATCCACATCAACTTGTTTACTTCGTCCGAACCGTTGAATTGCCTTTGTACAGCCGCTTCTACATTTGCCTTGTTATAATCATATTCTGCACTGGGATATAACCAGCGTACCGGCATTTTGGTTGGTTCGTTGGGATTCTGGTTGGTCAGCGGATTGATCGGGAATTCAGGATAACCGGTTCTTCTGTAGTCATAATAGGCTTGATAGGGTGACTGCATGAAATTGGCCAGATATTTTTGAGTTATGATCTTTTTGAGATCCTCTTCGAAAGTTCCATTAAGCTGGATACCGGGTTTTGCTAATGTTTGGGTAATGATGTCACTAGTCATTTTGCGTCCGTGATGATACTTCTGTTCATCCGGCGTATTGTCGGCAATGAATTTCATGCTTGCTTCAATTCCTTTTTTATAATATTCGGCTACATCTCCGGTGATCCATGTGCGTAATGCCGCTTCGGCGAGAATAAAATTCTGTTCGGCATAGCCTATACGGATATAAGGTTCTCCGGGTTCGTAAGAAGTATACCTGTTGTTGAACTGGCAGAATTCTTTCGTCTTATCGGCTATTAGCTTTAATTCGTCTATCGGATCCGACGGGTCGATTCCTATGTAAGCATCCCAGTCATTTTCCTGGCTACCGGAATTTAATTTCCCTTCGGAAGGATTTGCGTAATAAAAGAGGCGATAATCCTCATTGGCTTTCAGTGCGTCAATAACCAGACCGGATATCATTACGTATTGTTTGTAGGAATGCAATGATTCATTAAATGGATATAGCTGTCCTTCTTTCGTGGAGAAAGTGATTTGTAAATTATCAGCGTTGGAACGTAACAACAAGTTACGGTCGAGTACTTCATTAAATTTGGATTTAATATTGATGTCAGTGGAATTAATCTTCTTGGATAAGTTGATTAGAACTCTTAATTCTAAAGCATTCGATACTCTGTGCCACTGTTCTACCTTTCCGCCAAAGATAGGATCACCGTCAAATGTTGTCTGGTTGGCGTTCTGGAAGTATTCGTGTGCCTTATCCAGATCATTGAGCAGGAATTTGAAAACATCCTCTTGTGTGTTGTAGGCTACAGTTAGATTTCCTTCCTTGCCCTCGAGGATTCCTTCATAGGGAATATCACCTACATTGAGAGTGTATTCGAATAGCCGGTAAGCCTTCAGGAAAAGTGCCAGACCTTTGTATGCGTTCCTTTTATCTTCATTCATTGTCTCGTCTTTGTCTGTCAGTTCCGCCATGAGCTTATAGTTGGTCAGCGAGGTGTAGCCGCTGAAACTTTCGCGTCCGAAGTTGTTATACTGCGTTCCTTCCAATGCTTCCGACCAGCCGATATATTTGCAGGTCATTTGATTATAAACGAAATCTTTCTTTTGGGAAGGTTTCATAAGCCCTACAATGGCACCCGTTGCCAGAAGCTTGGGTGATACTTTGGTCACA
The DNA window shown above is from Bacteroides faecium and carries:
- a CDS encoding endonuclease/exonuclease/phosphatase family protein, translating into MKLNFYILLLCLSSIGITSWGRNATPTSHLTVLQLNIWHEGSIVEGGFEAIADEVAQVDADIVFFSEVRNYNGTFFISRIIEALKKRGKTYYGEHNPLDVGILSKYNISQQEIIYPKDSGCGSILKATIGIAGHTVAVYSAHLDYKNYACYLPRGYDGSTWKKMTQPVHNADSILAANRIAFREEAIEVFIESARQDIAEGAIVLLGGDFNEPSHLDWQEDTKHLWDHNGTVVNWDCSSMLYKEGFKDIYRTLYPNPVTHPGFTFPSDNDKMPVSKLTWAPDADERDRIDFIYFYPNQGITPLSAAILGPSRSIVRSQRIEESTEDCFITPKGVWPSDHKGVLATFHISPE
- a CDS encoding SusD/RagB family nutrient-binding outer membrane lipoprotein, yielding MKAIKYIASLLAGITLFSCDNFEDINTNPDSVTKVSPKLLATGAIVGLMKPSQKKDFVYNQMTCKYIGWSEALEGTQYNNFGRESFSGYTSLTNYKLMAELTDKDETMNEDKRNAYKGLALFLKAYRLFEYTLNVGDIPYEGILEGKEGNLTVAYNTQEDVFKFLLNDLDKAHEYFQNANQTTFDGDPIFGGKVEQWHRVSNALELRVLINLSKKINSTDINIKSKFNEVLDRNLLLRSNADNLQITFSTKEGQLYPFNESLHSYKQYVMISGLVIDALKANEDYRLFYYANPSEGKLNSGSQENDWDAYIGIDPSDPIDELKLIADKTKEFCQFNNRYTSYEPGEPYIRIGYAEQNFILAEAALRTWITGDVAEYYKKGIEASMKFIADNTPDEQKYHHGRKMTSDIITQTLAKPGIQLNGTFEEDLKKIITQKYLANFMQSPYQAYYDYRRTGYPEFPINPLTNQNPNEPTKMPVRWLYPSAEYDYNKANVEAAVQRQFNGSDEVNKLMWILQE